One segment of Podospora pseudopauciseta strain CBS 411.78 chromosome 5 map unlocalized CBS411.78m_5.2, whole genome shotgun sequence DNA contains the following:
- the vid27 gene encoding Vacuolar import and degradation protein 27 (BUSCO:EOG09260WG2; COG:U; EggNog:ENOG503NX2R), translating to MFALKGISRLIFGSNNQESMIELPQGQLYLVRPFSPKGYSELLFKDASARIRRTAQEFQYQLVVQRVYEEGEAELLAEEEGDDLEADADILAAERDEKTFLLDEALHFRVENREGSERVLCWRDLSGDAGDVFEFVCDGGILPAQVKQFELIAKQCQYERKYRKPHATASKEDLLQFEFDEQPIPPASPIHSPVLTRSIESSEMFFPKAQGKKDVVSDLEVTPRKKSPPTPTKTPTTKGKERNMGTPSAVAHPEAREMLAAEVAELHFFEFQSGAFVLKDESVTATVTEIDNWKYWLQVGSADRDWIGVPVTEDLNPVFNFEFLSFIFNQFHEDGSAYSWLLRFKDQATLERFQEGLMQALWEQLNQIKWSKIKDKERDYVTDAFNDLTMEDADQEEEEEHYENAEEGSEDEDDDRPRSEHYDSDEDEDDVDYKPKDGETNKQIAVGYKHDRSFVVRGSKIGVFKHTPNNNLEFSTNISKVETADGKLFSPKKVMLHNEDRNLILQKDDDPNKLYRMDLEYGKVVDEWNVHEDIPVVTFAPENKFAQMTHEPTFLGISKNALYRIDPRLSGTKLVDAQLKQYASKNDFSAISTTEKGHIAVASNKGDIRLFDRLGINAKTHIPALGEPIIGLDVSADGRWVLGTCRTYLLLIDAQQKSGKNEGKLGFEKSFAADQKPQPRRLALSPEHVAQFHHETGKAVSFTPAKFNTGEGVEESSIITATGPYIIEWNLKKVLTGKKTPYLIKRYSDDVKADDFKFGTDKNVIVALPHEVNMVSHTRLKRPTRESIAGDFGRRGSRFGTPAKSPSKLSRSAIVEEAF from the exons ATGTTTGCCCTCAAAGGCA TCTCCCGTCTGATCTTTGGCTCCAACAACCAGGAGTCCATGATCGAGCTGCCCCAAGGCCAACTCTACCTTGTTCGACCATTCTCACCCAAGGGATATTCTGAGCTTCTCTTCAAGGACGCTTCCGCTCGCATTCGCCGTACCGCGCAAGAATTCCAATACCAACTTGTCGTCCAGCGAGTTTAcgaagagggcgaggctGAGCTgcttgccgaggaggaaggagacgaCCTCGAGGCCGATGCCGACATTCTAGCTGCCGAGCGCGACGAAAAGACATTCCTCCTCGACGAGGCGCTTCATTTCCGCGTCGAGAACCGAGAGGGTAGCGAGAGGGTACTCTGCTGGAGAGACTTGAGTGGTGACGCCGGGGACGTTTTCGAGTTTGTTTGCGACGGTGGCATCTTGCCCGCCCAAGTGAAGCAGTTCGAGCTTATCGCGAAGCAGTGCCAGTACGAGCGCAAGTACCGCAAGCCTCACGCCACAGCTTCTAAAGAGGATCTCCTCCAGTTCGAGTTCGATGAGCAGCCGATCCCGCCAGCCAGCCCAATTCACAGCCCTGTCCTCACCAGGTCCATCGAGTCCTCCGAGATGTTTTTCCCCAAGGCTCAAGGGAAGAAAGACGTGGTCTCCGACTTGGAAGTAACGCCGAGGAAGAAATCTCCTCCCACGCCGACCAAGACACCGACCACCAAGGGTAAGGAGCGGAATATGGGTACTCCCTCGGCCGTTGCTCATCCAGAGGCTCGCGAGATGTTGGCTGCTGAGGTTGCCGAGCTCCACTTCTTTGAGTTTCAATCGGGCGCATTCGTCCTGAAGGATGAGTCTGTCACTGCAACTGTCACGGAGATCGACAACTGGAAGTACTGGTTGCAGGTCGGCAGCGCCGACCGTGACTGGATAGGCGTCCCCGTCACGGAAGACCTCAATCCCGTCTTCAACTTCGAGTTCCTTTCTTTCATCTTCAATCAATTTCACGAGGATGGGTCAGCTTATTCATGGCTTCTTCGATTCAAGGATCAGGCGACTCTAGAGCGCTTCCAGGAGGGTTTGATGCAGGCTCTTTGGGAGCAGCTGAATCAGATCAAGTGGTCCAAgatcaaggacaaggagcgTGACTACGTCACCGACGCTTTCAACGATTTGACCATGGAGGATGCCgatcaagaagaggaggaggagcattATGAGAATGCAGAGGAGGGAAGcgaagatgaggacgatgacaGACCACGGAGTGAACATTACGATAgtgacgaagacgaagacgatgTGGACTACAAGCCCAAGGACGGTGAGACCAACAAACAGATCGCTGTCGGGTACAAGCATGACCGGTCGTTTGTCGTCCGCGGTTCCAAGATCGGCGTCTTCAAGCACACCCCCAACAATAACCTCGAGTTCAGCACCAACATCTCCAAGGTTGAGACGGCAGATGGAAAGCTGTTCTCGCCCAAGAAGGTCATGCTTCACAACGAAGACCGCAACCTTATCTTGCAGAAGGATGATGACCCGAACAAGCTGTATCGCATGGATCTCGAGTATGGCAAGGTCGTTGACGAGTGGAACGTCCATGAGGATATTCCTGTGGTCACCTTCGCGCCCGAGAACAAGTTTGCGCAGATGACCCACGAGCCCACGTTCCTTGGTATCAGCAAAAACGCGCTGTACCGCATCGATCCCCGTCTGTCTGGCACCAAGCTGGTTGACGCTCAGCTCAAGCAGTACGCCAGCAAGAACGACTTCTCTGCCATTTCTACTACCGAGAAGGGCCATATCGCCGTGGCTTCCAACAAGGGTGACATTCGTCTCTTTGACCGTCTGGGCATCAATGCCAAGACACACATTCCTGCCCTTGGTGAACCCATCATCGGTCTCGACGTGTCTGCCGATGGTCGCTGGGTCCTCGGTACCTGCCGTACTTACCTGCTGCTGATTGATGCCCAGCAAAAGTCTGGCAAGAACGAAGGCAAGCTTGGCTTTGAGAAGTCCTTCGCTGCCGATCAGAAGCCCCAGCCTCGCCGCCTTGCTCTGAGCCCCGAGCACGTTGCGCAGTTTCACCACGAGACAGGCAAGGCTGTCAGCTTCACTCCTGCCAAGTTCAACACCGGAGAGGGTGTCGAGGAgagcagcatcatcaccgccaCGGGTCCGTACATCATCGAGTGGAACCTTAAGAAGGTTCTGACCGGCAAGAAGACGCCCTACCTCATCAAGCGGTACTCGGACGACGTCAAGGCCGACGACTTCAAGTTTGGCACCGACAAGAACGTCATTGTCGCGCTGCCCCACGAGGTTAACATGGTTAGCCACACCCGTCTCAAGCGGCCTACTCGTGAGAGCATTGCTGGCGACTTTGGGCGTCGTGGGTCTCGGTTTGGCACCCCGGCGAAGAGTCCTTCCAAGTTGAGTAGGAGTGcgattgtggaggaggctttCTAG
- a CDS encoding uncharacterized protein (EggNog:ENOG503P31V; COG:S), protein MGIYTPFCPYRTIIQDLLLTSNSTIQQTQPHSSKPPPPQPIMYNSPNERGLRRDNNSSINPNLPATQMPPTYGQSAASGPAPTTAGHHKHDFLNKIDPAVDSTRDNQPLPPPPSQHNNNIPSGTYGPHKSRLANALDPRVDSDMDSSRNQHFSGGPAGAPPTMHGATGPGPLSSHPNNIPEGTYGPHSSRMVNTLDPRVDSDMDRQRSMPAKHGYGAVGNPIPEGSYGPHGTRAGNMMDPRVDSDRDGGRHRGMGGVGNSHLPGPAPNTAGPHKSDLLNKLDPRVDSKGGMTYQETERRGL, encoded by the coding sequence ATGGGGATATATACCCCCTTCTGTCCATACCGGACCATAATCCAAGATCTACTCTTGACGTCCAACTCAACCATACAACAAACACAACCGCACAGcagcaaaccaccaccaccacaacccatcATGTACAACTCCCCAAATGAACGCGGCCTACGCCGTGACAACAactcctccatcaaccccaacctcccagcAACTCAAATGCCCCCCACCTACGGGCAGTCTGCCGCCTCCGGCCCAGCCCCCACAACAGCCGGCCACCACAAGCACGACTTCCTCAACAAGATCGACCCAGCAGTCGACTCAACCAGGGataaccaacccctcccccctcccccatcccaacacaacaacaacatccccTCCGGCACTTATGGCCCTCACAAATCCAGACTGGCCAACGCCCTCGACCCCCGCGTTGATTCTGACATGGACTCCTCCCGCAACCAGCACTTCAGCGGCGGCCCTGCTGGCGCTCCTCCGACCATGCACGGCGCCACCGGACCCGgacccctctcctcccacccaaaCAACATCCCCGAAGGTACCTACGGCCCTCACTCCTCCCGCATGGTGAACACCCTCGACCCCAGGGTTGACTCCGACATGGACAGGCAGAGGAGCATGCCCGCTAAACATGGCTACGGCGCCGTCGGGAATCCCATTCCGGAGGGCAGCTACGGGCCTCATGGGACAAGGGCGGGAAACATGATGGATCCGAGGGTGGATTCTGATCGGGATGGTGGTCGTCATCGTGGAATGGGGGGTGTAGGCAATAGCCACTTGCCGGGCCCGGCTCCAAACACCGCTGGCCCGCACAAGTCGGACTTGCTGAATAAGCTAGACCCGAGGGTTGATAGCAAGGGTGGGATGACGTATCAGGagacggagaggaggggtttgtAA
- a CDS encoding uncharacterized protein (EggNog:ENOG503PWSI): MSDHHRGRRRNHRDYDYDYDNAYYDDYESQPRRHRSLGRQALGKVEDAMAGLGLDDKHRSYSGSRHHSRGYDRDYDDFDRGHRHRHSSHYHSGSHSHHRDHSRRSYRGDDHYTTSSRRRAHSSSPSRRSRHRSTHRSSYADPATRSRSRARMDKGLKSAVDAAAIEAFRVRNQPGSWTGAKGARVATAALSAAAIGAAAEKRKEEKGSTKMGTVGSALAGMAVNRLVNGPRRDM, translated from the coding sequence ATGTCAGACCATCACCGCGGCCGACGCCGCAACCATCGCGACTACGACTACGATTACGACAATGCGTACTACGACGACTACGAGTCCCAGCCAAGACGGCATCGATCTCTCGGCCGACAAGCATTAGGCAAGGTTGAAGATGCCATGGCAGGGCTTGGCCTGGACGACAAGCATCGATCTTATTCTGGGTCCAGACACCACTCCCGAGGGTACGACAGAGACTACGACGACTTCGACCGAGGTCATCGTCACCGACATTCTTCCCATTACCACTCCGGATCCCACAGCCATCATAGAGATCACAGCCGTCGGTCGTACCGTGGTGATGATCACTACACCACTTCTTCTCGTCGTCGTGCACACAGCTCATCGCCCTCCAGACGGTCCCGTCACCGGAGCACCCATAGAAGTTCCTACGCTGATCCGGCAACAAGGAGTCGCAGCAGGGCTCGAATGGACAAGGGCCTCAAATCAGCTGTTGATGCAGCGGCAATCGAGGCTTTTCGCGTGAGGAACCAGCCTGGGTCTTGGACAGGTGCGAAAGGCGCTAGAGTTGCGACAGCAGCTCTTAGTGCTGCTGCTATTGGGGCCGCGgcagagaagagaaaggaggaaaagggcaGTACCAAGATGGGCACTGTAGGGAGTGCACTAGCTGGTATGGCGGTGAACCGGTTGGTGAATGGACCTCGAAGGGATATGTAA
- a CDS encoding uncharacterized protein (EggNog:ENOG503PHS7), with product MAPTLQPRQVVVTDSSGSSGGGLDTGAIVGIVIGTIAGILLLWWIIRSCTKPNRRPDPDRQGWYDDTPPRRSRSRSTHSHRHHHHHGRHHSRSHSRRRSTSRPVILEKPARGYAIPVAPQQAYVYPSAGRSRSRSQGRYHASGY from the coding sequence ATGGCACCAAcactccaaccccgccaagTCGTAGTTACCGACAGTAGCGGAAGCAGCGGCGGAGGCCTCGACACCGGCGCCATCGTCGGCATTGTCATCGGCACCATCGCGGGCATCCTCCTGCTCTGGTGGATCATCCGCTCCTGCACAAAGCCCAACCGCCGCCCTGACCCCGACAGACAAGGCTGGTACGACGACACTCCCCCTCGCCGGTCTAGGTCCAGGTCTACACACTCTCAtcgacaccaccatcaccacggACGCCATCACAGCAGAAGCCACAGCAGAAGAAGGTCCACTTCTCGTCCTGTTATACTGGAGAAGCCCGCGAGGGGTTACGCTATCCCAGTCGCTCCGCAGCAGGCGTATGTCTACCCGAGTGCGGGCCGGTCGAGGAGCAGGAGTCAGGGGAGATATCATGCTTCTGGGTATTAA
- a CDS encoding uncharacterized protein (COG:G; EggNog:ENOG503P3TR): MARISAEHIQEILESEARLHVQSKRQHRASFGHFERTGANEQRHKHRDRSKYRRSEEITRVPEPSPPTAALPLIIDDDDPILDFPPERWIASMIGNTGMLYRFSDDLVYKSNMTSREVELMEAAGSLTMRPLSRVVWKGSRPSTGTKAVIMEGGEPFRARRIPIHKRHKCVVEMFLVVENLHKRGIVHGNIKESKFIWGNCRPTSFSPGQQQQQQPAKRLKMVDFAGARFIEENKDRWNSLHVTNSYLTPKRMQCLEQGLPLPAPTVFDDYYALAITLWSFLTGKTPGNRQFNRKYIKKEDLADVEDEMIKGWIRKVFTMAGCKIVSGADLEEYLAAKAAKRSQQEEYHRQRHSTGSRGYGETEHSYQRPPSRRESSREGSSPPERQRPSSLGLYEEYELSPRMQKQTRATTPARRLSEQEPERGGRRRG; encoded by the coding sequence ATGGCCAGAATCTCGGCAGAACACATTCAAGAAATCCTCGAATCCGAAGCCCGTCTCCACGTCCAATCAAAGAGACAGCACCGCGCCTCGTTTGGACACTTTGAACGCACCGGCGCCAACGAGCAAAGACACAAACACCGTGACCGATCCAAGTACCGCCGCTCCGAGGAGATCACCCGGGTCCCCGAGCCCAGCCCTCCCACCGCCGCACTCCCGCTCATAATCGACGATGACGACCCCATCCTCGACTTCCCCCCAGAAAGGTGGATTGCCTCCATGATAGGCAACACGGGCATGCTCTACCGGTTCTCAGACGACCTCGTCTACAAGTCCAACATGACCTCGCGGGAGGTTGAGCTGATGGAAGCAGCCGGCAGCCTCACCATGCGGCCGCTGAGCAGGGTAGTCTGGAAAGGCTCCCGGCCCTCAACCGGCACCAAGGCCGTAATcatggagggtggtgagccCTTCCGTGCTCGGAGGATTCCCATCCACAAACGGCACAAGTGTGTCGTCGAGATGTTTCTCGTTGTGGAAAACCTACACAAAAGAGGCATCGTCCACGGGAATATCAAAGAGTCAAAGTTCATCTGGGGTAACTGCAGGCCtacttctttctctcccggccagcagcagcagcagcagccggcgAAGAGGCTGAAGATGGTTGATTTTGCCGGGGCGAGGTTCATTGAAGAAAACAAGGACCGTTGGAACTCACTTCATGTGACGAATTCATATTTGACGCCAAAGAGGATGCAATGTCTTGAGCAGGGGCTGCCGTTGCCTGCGCCGACGGTGTTTGATGATTACTATGCTCTTGCTATCACCCTTTGGTCGTTTTTAACAGGAAAGACGCCGGGGAACAGGCAGTTTAACCGAAAGTatatcaagaaggaggactTGGCCGAcgtggaggatgagatgatCAAGGGGTGGATTCGAAAGGTTTTTACCATGGCGGGGTGCAAGATTGTGTCGGGGGCGGATTTGGAGGAGTATCTTGCTGCGAAGGCGGCGAAGAGGTCGCAGCAGGAGGAGTATCATCGGCAGAGGCATTCCACCGGTTCGAGGGGGTATGGGGAGACAGAGCATTCTTATCAGCGGCCGCCGTCGAGGAGAGAGTCATCTCGTGAGGGGTCGAGTCCGCCGGAAAGACAGCGGCCTTCTTCGCTGGGGTTGTATGAGGAGTATGAGCTATCACCTAGGATGCAGAAACAGACACGGGCCACTACCCCTGCAAGACGTCTTTCTGAGCAAGAGCCggagaggggtgggaggaggcgtggATGA
- a CDS encoding uncharacterized protein (EggNog:ENOG503PXFE), which yields MCTYDYTPYTGCKQDEQHFYIQWMKCSKAIETGGKYCPPELSVEVDAIRKLSGNVLSCPVHGPIAIEQHEFEFVVAKVPVEQPHDQPARRGRSRTASRRGTSVSRSNRTPKTDTFGRDFEELPEKKRRESRAVSPTESVNSESSGTIPARPRTSDGLKKADRSGSQDRRRSSVAHSHRRVSSADLNLMPRRASTLRQSGDRQLPPPAEIPEHAEAQEEEPRGRQPRPKTTVHIPARTGMIGLPSSPDMNKRSPVSRAKSEGRPTPPDTLTARIDTALSPNTALGSSDSSPEHPSEPLPFGPRRSSVRRTTTRSIRKSTDEGPMGRIDEHVASGEDEDQLQASGLHITTSNITRSGTNRTTRSSRVGISPESESDFRFPPPPSRSNNSSPISRRGSETRPPMPASPLSPVFPRYNSYTSNDDASSLRSNQSKTSRRFEDQVAEGRKWAAAREQHMSILANHSEPNLPLAGVQSRRESADSGYRSGHQGQLPIPPNSPPPRQTTPNPIQQEPKRRTLQKQNGQAPYQTDLGLPSPNTLSQRRPAPLQLGNVPPCALPVSLYSPSPLGQSGGTSSGEVSPGNVKGKVPLLQRMGLKKKISGLWEKGGNQRAVEA from the coding sequence ATGTGTACCTACGACTACACGCCATACACCGGCTGCAAGCAAGATGAGCAGCATTTCTACATCCAGTGGATGAAGTGCAGCAAGGCCATCGAGACGGGTGGCAAGTACTGCCCACCGGAGTTGTCTGTCGAGGTCGACGCTATCCGCAAGCTGTCCGGCAACGTTCTCTCATGTCCTGTCCACGGCCCCATCGCCATTGAACAACACGAGTTTGAATTTGTCGTCGCCAAGGTCCCAGTCGAGCAACCCCATGACCAGCCCGCTCGCCGGGGAAGGTCTCGCACAGCTTCACGACGAGGGACAAGTGTGAGCCGGTCCAACAGAACACCCAAGACCGACACATTCGGAAGGGACTTTGAGGAGCTtccagagaagaaaagacggGAGTCAAGGGCTGTTTCACCAACGGAATCTGTCAACTCGGAGTCTTCTGGTACCATTCCAGCTCGACCCAGGACATCGGATGGACTCAAGAAGGCGGATAGGAGTGGAAGTCAGGATAGGCGGAGGAGCTCCGTGGCTCACTCACACCGGCGTGTAAGCTCAGCAGACCTCAACTTGATGCCTCGTCGTGCGTCCACCCTGCGCCAAAGCGGTGACAGGCAGTTGCCACCACCGGCTGAGATTCCCGAGCATGCGGAAGcacaggaggaggaaccACGTGGTCGTCAGCCACGACCCAAGACCACAGTACATATTCCTGCTAGGACTGGCATGATCGGCTTGCCCTCCAGTCCAGACATGAACAAGAGATCCCCCGTGAGCCGTGCCAAGAGTGAAGGCAGGCCAACACCGCCTGATACACTCACGGCAAGAATTGACACAGCATTATCACCCAACACAGCGCTGGGCTCAAGCGACAGTTCCCCTGAGCATCCATCCGAACCTCTTCCATTTGGCCCAAGGCGATCCAGCGTCAGGAGGACCACCACCCGCAGCATCCGCAAATCCACAGACGAAGGCCCTATGGGTCGCATCGACGAGCACGTTGCCTCAGGAGAGGACGAAGACCAGCTCCAAGCCAGCGGCCTTCACATCACGACCTCAAACATCACCCGCTCAGGAACAAACCGCACCACCCGATCATCCAGGGTCGGCATCTCCCCCGAATCCGAATCTGACTTCCGattcccaccacctcccagccGCAGCAAtaactcctcccccatctcccgccGCGGCAGCGAGACCCGCCCTCCCATGCCCGCCAGCCCCCTCTCCCCTGTCTTTCCCCGCTACAACAGCTACACCAGCAACGACGatgcctcctccctccgaAGCAACCAAAGCAAAACCTCCCGCCGCTTCGAAGACCAAGTCGCCGAAGGCAGAAAATGGGCCGCCGCAAGAGAGCAACACATGTCCATCCTGGCCAACCACTCCGAGCCTAACCTCCCGCTCGCTGGTGTCCAAAGCAGAAGGGAATCAGCCGACAGCGGGTACCGCAGCGGCCACCAGGGACAGCTGCCCATCCCACCTaattcccctccaccaaggcagacaacccccaaccccatccagcAAGAACCGAAGAGACGGACGTTGCAGAAACAGAACGGCCAAGCGCCCTATCAGACTGATCTTGGGTTGCCATCGCCCAACACGTTGTCTCAGCGGAGACCGGCGCCGTTGCAGTTGGGAAATGTGCCGCCCTGTGCGCTGCCTGTGTCGCTTTACTCGCCTTCGCCTCTTGGTCAGAGTGGTGGGACTTCGAGCGGGGAGGTTAGCCCGGGGAATGTGAAGGGGAAGGTGCCGCTTCTGCAgaggatggggttgaagaagaagattagTGGGttgtgggagaagggggggaatcAGAGGGCTGTCGAAGCTTGA